In Cryptomeria japonica chromosome 1, Sugi_1.0, whole genome shotgun sequence, the sequence GCACTTTGGCTAGTACTCACCTATTTATATACCCAAGCATAGACAAGacaaagaaattaaaaacatggttTGAACAGAATGGGGATGGTGTTATCTCATCATCTACACAAGTTATAGATATTCACCTACAAATTACAAGGAAGACAATGATTGAAATTGAAGAACAAACCATACATCTGAAACAACCAATTCAACACATTGTAAAAGAAATAGTACAATtcataaaacaaaattattttgctATCCATCTTGCCCCCTTGAGTTAGACAGTAAACAATGTAAAAAAAGAGTTGTGCAAAATGATGATGGGACATGGAATTGTTCAAAGTGAAAAGCTACATATGTAAATTGCATTTATAGATACATACTTCAACTACTGCTAGCAGATCATAAACTAACATTCTGGGCTATTACTTTTGAAGAACCAGCCACACACCTTCTTGGTATTTCTGCGAAGGATTTATATATGCTACAATTCAACCAGGAAGAAGAGACTGATGCAGAGACTATAATCAAGCAAGTTTTTTTCAAGCAATTTATTTTTACTATCTCATTTGCATATGATTCAAGTGGTGTTGAAGGTCGCTTGAAATCAACAATCACCAAAGTTGACCAGATAGATTTTGTCAAGGAAAATACCAACTTGTTGGACAAAATCAAAGATATGTGCAATAACAATAGTACCTAAATTCAAGTTCATTGCATATGATATGTACAAACCTATTTGAAAGACCTTATATAgtaaatttaatatttatgtttGAATATATGTCCAGTCAAAATCACATTTCTACATATTACAAATTAAATTGGTTTCATCATAATGATGTTTCTACCACCTTTCTAGAGATTATTGCTTTATACTACCTAGTGTATATTTATGTTTGAATACATGTCAAGTCAATGTCATATTTCTAAATATTACAAATTAAAATACTTTCATCAACATGATGTGTCTACTACCTTTCATGAAGTTATTCCTTTATACTACATGGTGCATTTACTTAGCACTTATTTTACCCAAATTATATTAATCCTTTGCAATTCTTCATATTATTTTTTATCTTTGGATTGATAATGAGACTTACTATTTTATTTTACAGATGACAAGCTCCACCCCTCAAAATACTCAAACTAGATCCTCACaaatggaaaataaaaaattacaatctCGTAAAAGAAGTCAAGACTACTATTCCAACCATAAAGAAGAAATAAGTATTCGTCGTCATATTCAACACAAGGAAAAAAATACAAACCAAGATGTAACTATACAAATGAGTGCTAAAACAACAACTATTCATTCAAACCATCCCAGAACACATTCCAATAATGGCTTTCTAATAACTTCAACAAAATTTCGCAATAGAATAGATGCATTGTCAAAATTGAAAAAATGCACAGTATGTAGTGAAAGCTACCCTAGAATACATACCAATTCAATAGACAATGGTCCAATTTGTACTAGATGCTTTTGTGAGAAAGGCAAACATCAATTCTCAACATCTAACAATATGGACCCAGGAGAACAACCAGATGAGTTAAAAAATCTAACCCAAGTTGAAGAGATGCTCATAGCATGAGTAAATCCAATAGTGCAAGTTACACATGCTTGTGGAGGACAATACAAATATAGTGGTCACACAATTAGCTTCCCACAAGAGATCAAAACAATAGCAAAATATCTCCCACATAAAATTACAAACTTGGATGTCCTAATAGTTGAAAAATTCCATACACAAGGAAGCCATTATGATTCCTATGTGAGTAGAAGTCGTGTACGGGCTGCATTACAATATAAGATCAAATATGATCCATACTACAAAGATGTTCAAATAGATGTTGACTCTCTAGCACAACTCCTTGGATCAAATATTGACATGTAAAACATGCTTCATACCATTGATGTTGAGCATGAACATATGGTAGCACCAAACATTGAATCCATGATTGTTGAAGACCAACTTGAAAATGAAATAACATACTCATCATCATTTATGGTGAAATTACGAAATAGATGCCATGAgctagaaatcatcaaagaaacCTTGCAAATTACAAATGAACATGACATCCTTATTCATTGGCCACAAATTGACTCTTCTCCAATAAATGAATACAATATTAAGGGCCTTCTAGACATGGCTTTTCCCACACTCTTCCCAAACGATATTGCACTGCAATTACAAGCTTGATATATATAGACAAGTTGAGATgcatgattatgtgttgcacttgATGAGGTTTCATGATAACAAATTTGGAAGGCATCCAAGATTTTGATATTTCGCACTAAATCTAATGATGCGACATCAAAGCCAAGGACTTTCCTCTGTTTTTGTCAAGAAAAATGCAAAAGATTGCATACCAACCACCATTGATAGTCTTCGCTTCCATATACAACAATTACCCAACACTAAATTGGCCAAAGAATTGATGCATTTTGGATCTTCCTTGAGATGGGCCcactcatattggaacaagtgtcATGGTGATATTTCAAATATGATCAACCAAATAGGATCCCCTACTCTCTTCTTTACATTGTGTTGTAGATACTAAATGGCCATATTTGCAACGACTATTTTTGAATGGAATGCCATCTAGACTTCAAACTAACAAAGATCGCACAAACAACATTATTCATAATCCACACACCACCTCCCTATATTTGCATCAACGGTTCACAATATTTCATGAAGAAGTAATAGAAAAGCTCCTTTGTGCAAGAGATTATTGGtatagatatgaatggcaacatcaAGGTTCTGCACATGTCCATGGATTCCTTTGGCTCGACAAGGCACCAGACATGGAATCTTCATTCTCCAACTGACAAAAACAACACATGATGTCGAACTTTGCAAGAAGATCCTTTCTTGCTAAATACAACTGAGATCTTCTCTGGAAATACACATGTTGACTATGAAGATTTAATCAATCGTGTCCCAAGGCACACATAGTGTACTGAAGCAACATACCTATGCAAATGAGGTCAAGTTTTAGAGTGTTGTTACAAAGCTCCTTAGACATAATGTGTTAGCACTTCCTTGTCTTGTGATGAAACTAAAAAGAAAACATATGCCCTTGCATGAAATGATGATAGGCTAAATATACATAACCCAAAAATGATTGCAATATGGAGAGAAAACATGGATTGTCAACCATTTGtatcaaaaacacttgttcttaaaTATATTGTCAAATATGCATCTAAGGCAGAAAGGAAATCAAAGAGTTGTATTGATATGCTAACATGAATATGTAAAAAGCAAGTAGGAGAAGACCAAGCACTAGCAAGTTATTGTAGATTTATAGTTGAGATCATTGCAGATCGTGATATAGGTGCACAAGAGACATGCCATATGTTGCAAACATTACCACTTGTTGTTTGCAATCGTTCATTTATGACATTAAATGTTGGGCGAAAGTATTCCATTGAATCAAAAGAAAACCAGATGAAAATATATTACAGATGGCCTATCTAAATTCCTACATACAATGCCCTATTGAGATGGAAACAATAACATTGATTGAATCAACGAAGTCATTCTCATTTTCTTCTACTCGCAAAGGGTGCAAGTGGAAATAAAGGAAACAAAAGTCAATTATCAATGTCTTTCCTCGATTCTATGCTATTCCTAATgagaattttgaacaatttgaaaCATTTTGTTGGAGTGAGCTACTTCTATACAAACATTTCCGTAGCATTTCTATAGATATAGGACTCaccaaagatgaaattgttgcaaATTGGAAGGAAATGAATATGAATAAATATCATGTATGGCATGTTGATCGCATAGTTGATATAGATTTTAACCATGAGGACGATGAGGATATTGATAATGATACAGATATAAGAAATACAATGCAAATGAATGAATTGGAGTTACTATCACAAATGGGGGTTGGTAGTGGTGGAAATATAGATGGCCTTGAAATGCTTGGTAGACGTGAATTCAATAATATGAACAAATGGGATGAATGTTCTATACCTCCACATTTACATGACACTGCGGAACATTTTATATGCACAAATAAGATGTCCCAACAAGATGAACAATGCATGTTACAATTCAATTATCCACTATCTCCCAAACAAGAACTAGCACTTACAATTTTTAGACAATATTACAATGATAATTCCTTTAAGCAACCATTGCACATGATCATACAAGGAACAATAGGCACAAGAAAATCCTACCTAATACATTGCATAAAACGTGAACTTTGTATTTTGGCGTCAAACAAAAAAAACCCAATCCTTGTTGTTACTGCTACAGGAATTGCCACATTCAACATACATGCCTCAACTATACACGTTGCCCTTAAGATTCCAATAAGGGAAATGCAACCATTAAAGGGACAATCACTGTTAATATTCCAAGAAGACATGAGACACATAAAATATCTCCTTGTTGACGAGATGAGCTTCATAGGACCAAAGATATTATTGAAAATAGATACTAGATTGCATGAAGCTTTTCCCCACCAACAACAATTGTGCTTTGGTGGCATATCTATCATTCTTGTTGGCAACTTGGCACAACTACCACCAGTTATGGACAAACCTATCTATGCATCACATTCAAATGCAAGATTGCTATGGGAACAATTCAATACAATTATAACATTACAGATAGTATTTCCTCAACAAGGTGAAGCTCAAACTTAAATTGACTTTCAACGAATATTAGAAAACATGCGTAATGCGGAACCAACTAAACAAGATTGGGAGTTACTAATGAATCACACAAACAAATCACTATGTATTGATGAACAAAAGGAATTTGACCAATCAATGCACCTATACTCTACAAATGATTTAGTGAGGATACGTAACAGAAAAATGCTTAAAACTACTAAATCTTCTAGTTGCAATTAGTATTGCGATGAAgacacacataaaaccaaacattgATAATGATGTTGACCAACTTCCCCAAGATTTCCTACTATGTAGAGGACAACAAACACTGTTAACAACAAACCTATGGATTCAATCAGGGCTTGTCAATGGGTCTCTTGGAGAGGTACTACATATTGTGTACATAAATGCCTCAAAATCCCTAAATCTACCTTTGTATGTAGTTGTTCATTTTGATAATTACCATGGTCCACCTTGGAACCAAGATGACCCAAAAAGTATACCTATAACACCCATCTCCCTAGGTAATCATAGACAAATATCACTATCCATGGCATGGTCAATCACTATACATAAATCCCAAGGACTAACACTCCCCAAAGAAACAATTAATATAGGTAAAACAGAAAGACAAGGGCTAACTTTTACGACTATATCTAGAGTTAAATCATTAAAGGGTCTTCGAATAGAACCACCATTCTCCTTCGATCgatattcaagaatgaaaaataatcCATACATAATTATCAAGAAAAATGAAGAGTCTCGACTACATCAACTCTCATTATAATGAGTGAAGGTACGTACTTTCAAATTTGAccttatatatagaaaatatatattttgttttatttattatattgTCTTCCTaacaaattcatttttgaaaataagTTACTTTGtcaatatatttcaaaaaaaattgacatACTTAACAATATACATCTATCATATATTTGACATACAAATGATTTCCTATAAGCGAAATCCTTGCACCTCCTTTGGGTGAAGTGCTAGTTCTAATTTTATGCTTGAAACAATCCAACGTAGACCCTTGACCCTTGTAAGTAGAAAGTCAACGAATTTCTCAGCAACATGAGAAAAGTAGGGCCCCTGCATGGAAAGTATCCGAGTTTTGAATAAAGGCCTTGCCTCCCTCACAATTACACTCACAGCTTAGGAAACGGCAGATTGTTCGATAAATTTAGAATGAGCTCCCTTACAGTCAGAGTGATACGATTGGCATTCATCGTAGTAGCAGTTCAGACACAACGTACTGAAGCAGTTAACAATGATGGAGCCGTTCTACTTTCTCTTCTCAACAACTTCAGTGctcctcccaactttttcagaaGCTGGAACTCCTCCGACAACTACCCCTGTCACTGGAAAGGAGTCACCTGCCATCAAGATCACACGGTGAGTATACTTGATCTTTCTCAAATCCAACTCTCTGGAACGCTGTCTTCGGCTATATGTGGTTTACACAATTTGAAAGAACTGCATTTAGCTTCTAACAGTCTGTCTGGTACCATTCCCCCTGAACTAGGAAATTGCACAGAGCTAGAGACTTTAGATCTCTCACAGAATTATCTCCATGGGCAAATTCCTGTCCAACTAGGTAGCATAAAAAATCTAAGAACATTGTACCTCAATGATAATTTCCTCAACGGAAGCATTCCCCTCTCCATTTTTGGGCTTAACATGCTGGAGGTGATTTACTTGTCTACCAATAATCTGACTGGAGAGATCCCGTCAAATGTTGGGAATCTCACTCAACTATCCAAATTATGGTTGGGAGGAAATTCCTTAGTTGGAAAGATACCCACATCCATTGCTAATTGTGAGCATCTAACAGAACTTTATGTGCACGATAATCAGCTGGTTGGGGACTTGCCACAATCTTTAAAGCGGCTTTCAAAATTACAATATCTGTATGCTACTTCCAATATGCTTGGAGGTCACATCCCCAAATCACTTGGTGACTGCACAAATCTCATTGAAGTTGAATTGTCAGACAATCAATTCAGTGGAGAAATACCGTGGGAGTTTGGCAAGTGCAGTAATCTCACTATGACCTTTGCTACTCAAAATCGGCTCACAGGGCGCATACCGTCCTCCCTTGGATCACTGAAATCCTTGAAGCAGCTTTATTTGAACGAAAACTTCCTCTCCAGCAGCATCCCAGCTGAACTTGGGAATTGCAGTCTTCTGGAGGAGCTCAGCTTACACACAAACCGACTTGAGGGGTTCATTCCTCCCGAGTTGGGTCGACTGGGGCGTTTACAAATTTTGTTCTTGTCCGAGAATTCATTCCATGGCCCAATTCCTCCCCTGCTTTTCAGGGCAAGGAGCCTACGGGAAGTGTATCTCTACAACAACAGTCTCACGGGAAGCATATCTCCAAAAATTTGCAATCTTACGCAGTTACAATACCTATTTTTGTTTGATAACCAGCTATCAGGCTCAATACCTGCAGAATTGGGGGCCCGCAGCAGTCTCAAAGGAATCGACCTAACGAGTAACCGGCTCACTGGCGGGATTCCTCCGCCACTATGCTCTTCCGGACGTTTGAAGTTACTACTCATGGGAAATAATCAGTTGGAAGGGAACATTCCTCCAGAGATTGGTCGATGCCGGAGCTTGAGCCGAGTGATCCTGAGCCACAACAATCTAACTGGTGTTCTTCCTTCAGATTTTCTGGGTTCCAATTCTATGATTGATTATCTAGATATAAGTGGTAATAAGTTGCAAGGAAGATTACCAGGGAGCCTTGGGCACTGTAAAAATCTGAGCTCCATAAACCTGTCCATGAATCAACTGAATGGTACCCTTCCTGCAGAATTAGGACAACTCTCCAAGCTACAGAAGTTGAACCTTTCCTGTAATGTTCTGACTGGTCCGCTTCCTCGGGAGCTAGGTAAAGCTTCTCTCTTGTATTTTCTGGATTTGAGTTTCAATTCATTCAATGGCTCTCTGCCGGGCCAATTAGCCAGTCTACAGAAATTGCAGTATCTAATTATACAAGGAAATCGTTTTGGCGGAAGCATTCCAGCTTGGTTGTCAGACCTGAGACAATTACTGCAACTAAATTTGGGGCAAAATCAATTCCAAGGTCAAATTCCGTCATCCCTAGGAAATCTAGGAAATCTAGCTATTGGGTTAAATATAGGCCAGAACAAATTGAGTGGAATAATTCCAGATGCCCTGGGAAATCTAAATAAACTTGAGAGAATGGATTTGTCATCCAACAATCTCTCTGGCACCATTCCATCTGCACTCGACAGTCTTTTGTCCCTGGGTGCAGTCAACATCTCCAATAATCAGCTCAGTGGATGCCTACCCAAGTCATGGTTGAAGCTATGGAATTCGTCCTCAAGCTCATTCACTGGCAATCCAGATTTGTGCGAAACACAGAACCAGGGTAGTCTCTGTAAATGCAGGGGCGATGTTCCACCCTCTAGCAAGGATATAAAACGTTTCGGCAAAGTCAATATAGTCCTTGTTGTGATTGGATCAGTTCTGCTCTCTTGTTTCATAGTAGTCCTTGTTGTTGTGATTTCATGGAGACTTTTAATCCCCAAAACGAAATCCACGCCCGAACCTGGAGCAGAAGTGCCGGACGGACTACAAGAAATTTTTCAATTAACAGAAAATCTCAGTGAGAAGTATGTAATTGGTAAAGGCGGCAAAGGGGTTGTTTACAAGGTGGAGCTCCCTTCAGGCCAACTGTGCGCTTTGAAGATGATACAGTTGGCTCCTAGACACAAAGAGGAGAGGAGcttaagaagggagatcagaacAGCCGGGCAAGTCCGTCACAGGAATCTGGTTAAACTGTTGCAGATGTGGCAAATGAAAGATCGCGGTTTCATTCTATACGAGTACATGTCCAACGGGAGTTTGAATCATGTATTGCACGAAATGAAACCCCCTCCAGTTCTAGGATGGGATATCCGTTACAAGATTTCCATTGGCACAGCTCATGCTCTGTCATACCTTCACCATGACTGCAAACCAGGGATCATACACAGCGATATCAAGCCCTGCAATATACTGCTGGATTCAGATATGGAACCTCATGTTTCTGATTTCGGGATTG encodes:
- the LOC131050551 gene encoding receptor-like protein kinase isoform X2 gives rise to the protein MSSLTVRVIRLAFIVVAVQTQRTEAVNNDGAVLLSLLNNFSAPPNFFRSWNSSDNYPCHWKGVTCHQDHTVSILDLSQIQLSGTLSSAICGLHNLKELHLASNSLSGTIPPELGNCTELETLDLSQNYLHGQIPVQLGSIKNLRTLYLNDNFLNGSIPLSIFGLNMLEVIYLSTNNLTGEIPSNVGNLTQLSKLWLGGNSLVGKIPTSIANCEHLTELYVHDNQLVGDLPQSLKRLSKLQYLYATSNMLGGHIPKSLGDCTNLIEVELSDNQFSGEIPWEFGKCSNLTMTFATQNRLTGRIPSSLGSLKSLKQLYLNENFLSSSIPAELGNCSLLEELSLHTNRLEGFIPPELGRLGRLQILFLSENSFHGPIPPLLFRARSLREVYLYNNSLTGSISPKICNLTQLQYLFLFDNQLSGSIPAELGARSSLKGIDLTSNRLTGGIPPPLCSSGRLKLLLMGNNQLEGNIPPEIGRCRSLSRVILSHNNLTGVLPSDFLGSNSMIDYLDISGNKLQGRLPGSLGHCKNLSSINLSMNQLNGTLPAELGQLSKLQKLNLSCNVLTGPLPRELGKASLLYFLDLSFNSFNGSLPGQLASLQKLQYLIIQGNRFGGSIPAWLSDLRQLLQLNLGQNQFQGQIPSSLGNLGNLAIGLNIGQNKLSGIIPDALGNLNKLERMDLSSNNLSGTIPSALDSLLSLGAVNISNNQLSGCLPKSWLKLWNSSSSSFTGNPDLCETQNQGSLCKCRGDVPPSSKDIKRFGKVNIVLVVIGSVLLSCFIVVLVVVISWRLLIPKTKSTPEPGAEVPDGLQEIFQLTENLSEKYVIGKGGKGVVYKVELPSGQLCALKMIQLAPRHKEERSLRREIRTAGQVRHRNLVKLLQMWQMKDRGFILYEYMSNGSLNHVLHEMKPPPVLGWDIRYKISIGTAHALSYLHHDCKPGIIHSDIKPCNILLDSDMEPHVSDFGIAQLMDRSLTVDSSSLIERGHSTRMTEKMDVYSYGVVLLELITRKSAVDSSFAEGMDIVSWVKSNRGREEVVIDEGLVDVAMDSDIKGDMVGMIRIALKCTEAKAGERPSMREVVEMLRAITPQNYLNSELSFEMSK
- the LOC131050551 gene encoding leucine-rich repeat receptor-like protein kinase PEPR1 isoform X1 codes for the protein MSSLTVRVIRLAFIVVAVQTQRTEAVNNDGAVLLSLLNNFSAPPNFFRSWNSSDNYPCHWKGVTCHQDHTVSILDLSQIQLSGTLSSAICGLHNLKELHLASNSLSGTIPPELGNCTELETLDLSQNYLHGQIPVQLGSIKNLRTLYLNDNFLNGSIPLSIFGLNMLEVIYLSTNNLTGEIPSNVGNLTQLSKLWLGGNSLVGKIPTSIANCEHLTELYVHDNQLVGDLPQSLKRLSKLQYLYATSNMLGGHIPKSLGDCTNLIEVELSDNQFSGEIPWEFGKCSNLTMTFATQNRLTGRIPSSLGSLKSLKQLYLNENFLSSSIPAELGNCSLLEELSLHTNRLEGFIPPELGRLGRLQILFLSENSFHGPIPPLLFRARSLREVYLYNNSLTGSISPKICNLTQLQYLFLFDNQLSGSIPAELGARSSLKGIDLTSNRLTGGIPPPLCSSGRLKLLLMGNNQLEGNIPPEIGRCRSLSRVILSHNNLTGVLPSDFLGSNSMIDYLDISGNKLQGRLPGSLGHCKNLSSINLSMNQLNGTLPAELGQLSKLQKLNLSCNVLTGPLPRELGKASLLYFLDLSFNSFNGSLPGQLASLQKLQYLIIQGNRFGGSIPAWLSDLRQLLQLNLGQNQFQGQIPSSLGNLGNLAIGLNIGQNKLSGIIPDALGNLNKLERMDLSSNNLSGTIPSALDSLLSLGAVNISNNQLSGCLPKSWLKLWNSSSSSFTGNPDLCETQNQGSLCKCRGDVPPSSKDIKRFGKVNIVLVVIGSVLLSCFIVVLVVVISWRLLIPKTKSTPEPGAEVPDGLQEIFQLTENLSEKYVIGKGGKGVVYKVELPSGQLCALKMIQLAPRHKEERSLRREIRTAGQVRHRNLVKLLQMWQMKDRGFILYEYMSNGSLNHVLHEMKPPPVLGWDIRYKISIGTAHALSYLHHDCKPGIIHSDIKPCNILLDSDMEPHVSDFGIAQLMDRSLTVDSSSLIGTLGYIAPERGHSTRMTEKMDVYSYGVVLLELITRKSAVDSSFAEGMDIVSWVKSNRGREEVVIDEGLVDVAMDSDIKGDMVGMIRIALKCTEAKAGERPSMREVVEMLRAITPQNYLNSELSFEMSK